From a region of the Triticum aestivum cultivar Chinese Spring chromosome 7D, IWGSC CS RefSeq v2.1, whole genome shotgun sequence genome:
- the LOC123167695 gene encoding NAC domain-containing protein 66-like has product MSISVNGQSVVPPGFRFHPTEEELLTYYLAKKVASQRIDLDVIPDVDLNKLEPWDIQERCRIGTGPQNDWYLFSHRDKKYPTGTRTNRATAAGFWKATGRDKAIYSAAGSGRIGMRKTLVFYKGRAPHGHKSDWIMHEYRLDDAVPVNPTAGDATYYSSDSFPIRRVAGDQSSTQEDGWVICRVFKKKNIVVQRQAGQNRGVGGAASNQLVGAGAMERSQSNCSSTVTASDNAKAQMQQQHLPHSDDALDHILSYMGRSSTASCEQETKPTNPSSSALDHLINTACHNGSSTLYEKFMKLPPLEHVVPGDLLPSPAEYGGDWDALDRLAAYELNGLPNPALPETTNGMPYIADELGGATSYSGGGTLHIPSVTGAGDGDLWSLARPVSSLHADLTMTWFKAVGC; this is encoded by the exons ATGAGCATCTCCGTGAACGGGCAGTCGGTGGTGCCGCCGGGGTTCCGGTTCCACCCCACGGAGGAGGAGCTGCTCACCTACTACCTCGCCAAGAAGGTGGCCTCGCAGCGCATCGACCTCGACGTCATCCCCGACGTCGACCTCAACAAGCTCGAGCCATGGGACATCCAAG AGCGCTGCCGGATCGGAACGGGCCCGCAGAACGACTGGTACCTGTTCAGCCACAGGGACAAGAAGTACCCCACGGGGACGCGTACCAACCGCGCCACAGCCGCCGGGTTCTGGAAGGCCACCGGCCGGGACAAGGCCATCTACTCTGCCGCTGGCTCCGGCCGCATCGGCATGCGCAAGACGCTCGTCTTCTACAAGGGCCGCGCCCCGCACGGCCACAAGTCCGACTGGATCATGCATGAGTACCGCCTCGACGACGCCGTCCCCGTCAACCCCACGGCCGGCGACGCCACCTACTACTCCAGTGACTCATTCCCG ATACGCCGCGTGGCCGGCGACCAGTCGTCGACGCAGGAGGACGGATGGGTCATCTGTCgggtgttcaagaagaagaacATCGTCGTGCAGCGCCAAGCTGGGCAGAACCGCGGCGTTGGCGGCGCAGCGTCCAACCAGCTAGTCGGCGCCGGTGCCATGGAGCGCAGCCAGAGCAACTGCTCGTCGACGGTGACCGCCAGCGACAACGCCAAGGCGCAGATGCAGCAGCAGCACCTGCCGCACAGCGACGACGCGCTCGACCACATCCTCAGCTACATGGGCCGCTCATCCACGGCATCCTGCGAGCAGGAGACCAAGCCCACCAACCCGTCATCGTCAGCGCTGGACCACCTGATCAACACCGCGTGCCACAACGGCAGCAGCACACTGTACGAGAAGTTCATGAAGCTCCCGCCGCTCGAGCACGTCGTCCCCGGCGACCTCCTCCCGTCGCCGGCCGAGTACGGCGGTGACTGGGACGCTCTCGACCGCCTGGCGGCGTACGAGCTCAACGGCCTCCCTAACCCTGCGTTGCCCGAGACGACGAACGGCATGCCCTACATCGCCGACGAGCTCGGTGGCGCCACCTCCTACTCTGGCGGTGGCACGCTACACATTCCCTCCGTCACCGGGGCCGGCGACGGCGACCTGTGGAGCCTGGCGCGGCCAGTGTCATCGCTACACGCAGACTTGACGATGACCTGGTTTAAGGCTGTCGGATGCTGA